One segment of Streptomyces sp. NBC_01463 DNA contains the following:
- a CDS encoding MOSC N-terminal beta barrel domain-containing protein encodes MADVMELICYPIKGCAGTSMSDALLTPAGLAHDRSFMVISEDGIFRTQRRHPRLALIRPAISADGTRLELNSAEEAGRYGTVRLDVTTSAPRRDVELFGTAFQGIDQGDDAAAWLSEVLGAPSRLVRVPPEHDRVTDGLTPGTSGYADSNAVHLLSRASLTLLNQRMAERGAPPLSMNRFRPNIVVDTRHGHGHDSDGGDWAAAPHAEDRARRMTIGGTRLGYAKLAVRCAVTLVEQEAGARQGPEPLRTLADYRRAASGGVVFGAKFAVLRTGKLSVGDEVAVQEWGDAEL; translated from the coding sequence ATGGCCGACGTCATGGAGCTGATCTGTTACCCCATCAAGGGATGCGCCGGTACGTCGATGAGCGATGCGCTCCTCACACCGGCGGGCCTCGCGCACGACCGAAGCTTCATGGTCATCAGCGAGGACGGGATCTTCCGCACCCAGCGCCGCCACCCCCGCCTCGCCCTGATCCGGCCCGCCATCAGCGCCGACGGCACTCGGCTGGAGCTCAACTCGGCCGAAGAAGCCGGCCGTTACGGCACGGTGCGCCTCGACGTGACCACGTCCGCACCGCGCCGCGACGTCGAACTGTTCGGCACCGCCTTCCAGGGGATCGACCAGGGGGACGACGCCGCCGCCTGGCTCTCGGAGGTCCTCGGCGCGCCCAGCCGTCTGGTCCGCGTCCCGCCGGAGCACGACCGGGTCACCGACGGGCTGACCCCTGGCACCTCCGGCTATGCCGACAGCAACGCCGTGCACCTGCTGTCCCGCGCCTCCCTCACCCTCCTCAACCAGCGGATGGCCGAGCGTGGCGCCCCGCCCCTGTCGATGAACCGCTTCCGTCCGAACATCGTCGTCGACACCCGCCACGGCCACGGTCATGACAGCGACGGCGGAGACTGGGCGGCCGCACCGCACGCCGAGGACCGCGCACGCCGTATGACCATCGGCGGGACCCGGCTGGGCTATGCCAAGCTCGCGGTGCGCTGTGCGGTCACTCTGGTCGAGCAGGAGGCCGGGGCGCGGCAGGGGCCGGAACCCCTGCGCACGCTCGCGGACTACCGCCGGGCGGCGAGCGGGGGCGTGGTGTTCGGCGCGAAGTTCGCCGTGCTGCGGACGGGGAAGCTGTCGGTCGGCGACGAGGTGGCCGTCCAGGAGTGGGGCGACGCCGAACTCTGA